A window of Hevea brasiliensis isolate MT/VB/25A 57/8 chromosome 14, ASM3005281v1, whole genome shotgun sequence contains these coding sequences:
- the LOC110631978 gene encoding LOW QUALITY PROTEIN: purine permease 3 (The sequence of the model RefSeq protein was modified relative to this genomic sequence to represent the inferred CDS: inserted 2 bases in 1 codon) yields the protein METEISNNQVSGEEEKMSKSLKKFLLIVNGAMLAIGNCGGPLIQRLYFLKGGKGVWISSFLQTAGWPFIIFPLFVSYLYRRRKKGSRAKLFYISPHLFLACAVIGVLTGLDDFLAAYGVXLLPVTTSALIIATQLGFTAGFAYILVKQKFTPFTINAIFLLSIGAVVLVLHASSDRPAHETDKQYFMGFFMTLGASALYGFVLPLIELTYKKAKQTITYTLVMEMQMVLSFFATAFCTIGMLLHKDFATIPGEARDFELGRAKYYVVMVFTAVFWQFFFMGAVGVVFCHSSLLSGIIIATLLPVTETLAVLFYHEKFRVEKGISLVLSLWGFISYFHGELQQNKKLRIRLQN from the exons ATGGAGACCGAAATTAGTAATAACCAAGTATCAGGTGAAGAAGAGAAGATGAGCAAATCCCTAAAGAAATTCCTGCTCATAGTGAACGGTGCAATGTTAGCGATAGGCAATTGTGGAGGTCCCCTTATCCAGCGTCTCTACTTCTTGAAAGGTGGTAAGGGTGTCTGGATATCAAGCTTTCTTCAGACAGCTGGTTGGCCATTTATCATATTTCCTCTCTTTGTTTCATACTTGTATCGTCGAAGGAAGAAGGGTTCCAGGGCCAAGCTTTTCTATATAAGCCCTCATCTCTTTTTAGCTTgtgctgtcataggtgttcttactGGCTTggatgattttcttgctgcctatggtGT TCTTCTACCCGTCACTACTTCTGCTCTTATAATAGCTACCCAACTGGGCTTTACTGCTGGATTTGCTTATATTTTGGTAAAGCAAAAGTTCACACCTTTTACCATTAATGCAATTTTCTTATTGTCGATTGGAGCTGTTGTCCTAGTCCTCCATGCTAGTTCTGATCGCCCTGCTCATGAAACCGACAAACAGTACTTTATGGGTTTTTTTATGACACTTGGAGCTTCAGCGCTTTATGGGTTTGTGCTACCCTTGATCGAGTTGACATATAAGAAAGCAAAGCAGACCATCACTTACACTCTAGTTATGGAGATGCAGATGGTTCTGTCTTTCTTCGCTACTGCATTCTGCACCATTGGGATGCTTCTGCATAAGGATTTTGcg ACAATTCCAGGAGAGGCAAGAGACTTCGAGCTTGGGAGAGCAAAATATTATGTGGTGATGGTGTTTACTGCAGTATTTTGGCAATTCTTCTTCATGGGAGCAGTTGGTGTCGTTTTCTGTCATTCCTCGTTGCTCTCTGGTATTATAATTGCTACTCTGCTGCCTGTGACAGAGACATTAGCTGTGTTGTTCTACCATGAAAAATTCCGAGTGGAGAAGGGGATTTCTCTTGTTTTGTCTCTCTGGGGCTTCATTTCTTACTTCCATGGTGAACTCCAGCAAAACAAGAAACTTAGAATCAGGCTTCAAAATTAG